The genomic interval TCAAGTTCAATGCGCATCGACCGTCTCCTCGCCATGGACGCCGCCCATCAGCAGGCCGATCTTCTCCAGCGTCATCGTCTCCGACGGATAGCTGTCGGAAAGCCTGCCCTCGGAAATCACGGCGATCCGGGTGGCGATCTCGAAAATCTCGTCGAGATCCTGCGAGATCACCAGCACGGCCGAGCCGGCGCGGGCAAGATCGACCAGCGACTGGCGGATATGGGCGGCGGCACCGGCATCCACGCCCCACGTCGGCTGATTGACGATGATGACCTTGGGCTTGCGGTCCAGTTCGCGGCCGACGATGAACTTCTGCAGATTACCGCCGGAAAGCGAGCCGGCTGTCGGATCCTCGCCACTCTTGCGCACATCCATGAATTTGGAAATATCGCCGGTGCGCGCCCGCGCCACCGCGCGGCGGATCATCTTCAGCGGACCGCCCGCCAGAAACGTGCCAGCCTCCGCCTCGTTGCGGGCGAGCACGAGATTTTCGGAAAGCGGCAGGCTGGTAACGGCGGCATGGCCGTGGCGCTCCTCCGGCACGAAGGCCGCGCCCAACGCGCGGCGGAAATTGATGCCCTTGGAGCCGACCGGCTTGCCGTCGATCAGAACGCTCTGTCCGTCAGCCACCGGGTATTCGCCCGAGAGCGCGTCGAACAGTTCCGACTGGCCGTTGCCGGCAACGCCCGCGATCGCCAGCACCTCGCCGGCCTTGACCTCGAGATAGATATCCTTCAGCGCGGCGGCAAAGGGCGTGCGCGACGGCGCGCTCAGGCCCTTGGCCTCGAGCAGCACCCGGCCCGTGGTCATGGCCTCGGGCCGCTTGATCTCGGAGACCTCGCCGCCAACCATCATGCGCGCCAGAGACGCCGCCGTTTCCTCGCGCGGCGTGCAGGCGCCGGTCACCTTGCCGTGGCGCAGTACGGTGGCCTTGTCGCAGATCCGCTGCACCTCCTCCAGCCGGTGGGAGATATAGAGCACCGAGCGGCCCTCGGCTCTGAGCTTGTTCAGCGTCTCGAACAGCCGGTCGGCCTCCTGCGGCGTCAGCACCGAGGTCGGCTCGTCCAGAATGATGAGGCTCGGGTTCTGCAACAGCGCCCGCACGATCTCGATGCGCTGGCGCTCGCCGACCGACAGATCGGCCACATGGGCGCGCGGATCGAGCGGCAGGCCGTATTCCACCGAAAGCCGGCGCGATTCGTCGGAAATCTCGGCCAGCGAAATGCCGGGATCAAGCGAGAGCGCGATGTTTTCCGCCACCGTCAGCGCCTCGAACAGCGAGAAGTGCTGGAAAACCATGCCGATGCCGAGCCTACGCGCATGGGCTGGCGCTTCGATGCGCACCGGCTCGCCCTGCCAGACGATCTGGCCCGCCGACGGTTCCAGCACGCCGAACAGCATTTTCACCAGAGTGGATTTGCCCGCGCCGTTTTCCCCAAGCAGAGCGTGGATTTCACCCCTGTCGATTTCGAGGTCGATCCCGTCGCAAGCGGCGAATGTGCCGAAATACTTCGTGAGACCGGAAACCGCCAACAGCGGTTGACCCGCCGGTTTCTTTACTTCGTCCAAACCGCCCTCCGGCCGCCGGCACTGCACCCGGACGCGATATGCGCGCCCTGCCCGCCATGGATTGACTAAAAATTAGGACTTCCCCTGCCCTGCGTATAAATGAAGCACAAACCCCGGTCGATGCGCAACGGTTTTGGCCGCTCCGCAAACAGATTCTTCGTTCAGAATTCGGCGCGCGTTTCCGCACCTCGCGCGCCGAGCTTGGGCAGGAACTGCAATACCGCGCCGATGACATAGAGATAGATGCCGCTGGCGACGAACAGCGCCTCGATCAGTTTCGGCGCGTCAAAGGACGCAAGCAGCGCATAGAACCCGGTCGCGCACCAGATGCCGAAGACGGTCAGATTGAGCGGCCTCAGACGCTTGACGCGGACGGGATGCAGGAACTGCACGGGCGCGAAGGTGAGCCCCACCGACAAAAGCACGATCGCCATCGCCACGAGCGAGGACGGCTGAATGACGAAAAACGAGAACACCACCATGTTCCAGACCACCGGGAAGCCCGAGAAGAAGTTCTCGCCGGTCTTCATGCCGCTATCGGCGTAATAGATCGCGCTGGAAACCACGATCAGCGCGGCGGCAACGAAGGACAGCGGCTCCCCGATCATATGCGACTGATAGAGCGCAAAGGCCGGAAGTAGGACATAGGTGACATAGTCGATGATGTTGTCGAGCATGACGCCGGACCAGCTCGGCAGCACTTCGGAAACCCTCAGCCGCCGGGCGATCGGTCCGTCAATGCCGTCGACGAGCAGCGCCAGCCCCAGCCACCAGAACATCGAGACGAATCGCCCCTCGGCGGCGGCCACGACGCCGAGAAACGCCAGGAACGAGCCTGAGGCCGTCAGTATGTGAACGGAAAACGCCCGGATTTCCGCGTATGGCACTTTTCGCTGACTGAACAATCCCATTCGATATCCGTTTGCTGCGTCGTGCGTTGCCGGCCTGTTCCGCCGGACAATCCGGCATGCCTACCGAATTTCAGTCCAGAATGCACCAGATCGATGCGTCCTGCGAAAAAAATCTTGGCTTTCCAGAATTTTTCGCAGCAGAAACAGCCTTGCCGCATTATATCGGTATCACAACAAATGACGAGGCTCGATTATGGCGGTGCATGAAATTGCAGTGATCGGCGGCGGACCCGCCGGTATGATTACGGCCCTGGCGCTGGCGCGTGCGGGACGCGACGTCGCGCTGGTGGCGCCCGCCCAAAGCAGCGGCGACCACCGCACCACCGCGCTCATGGACCACTCCATCGCCTTCATCAACCGGCTGGGCCTGTGGAAGGATATCAAGCCCGGGGCGGCCCCGCTCAAGACCATGCGGATCATCGATGGCACCGGCCGCCTGCTGCGCGCGCCGACCGTCAGCTTCCGCTCCGCCGAGATCGATCTGGAGGCCTTCGGCTACAATATTCCGAACAGCGTTCTGGTGGCAAAGCTTTCGCAAGCCGTCGAGAACGAGGCCAACATCACCCACTTTCAGGAAGCGGCAAGCGATATCGACATCGGCAAGGACGCGGTCGCGATCACGCTCGCCTCGGGCGAAAGCCTCAATGCAGCGCTGGTCGTCGGCGCAGATGGCCGCAAGTCCAAGGTGCGCGAGAGCGCGGATATCGGCACCCGCCAATGGAGCTACAAACAGTCCGCCGTCGTCCTGAATTTCGAGCACGGCCTGCCGCACGGCGATATCTCGACTGAGTTCCACACCCGCGGCGGCCCCTTCACCCAGGTGCCGCTGCCGGAGGCCAACCGTTCGAGCCTCGTCTGGGTCATGGCATCGGCAGATGCGGAGGCTATGGTTGAACGACCGCCGGAGGAAATCGCCGCGGCGATCGAGGAGCGCATGCAATTCCTGCTGGGCGCGGTGAAAATCGACGGCTCGGTGCAGAAGTGGCCGCTCTCCTCGCTGGTCGCCAACCGTTTCGGCAAGGGCCGGATGACGCTTGTCGGCGAGGCAGCCCACGCCTTTCCACCAATCGGCGCGCAGGGGCTGAACCTCAGCCTGCGCGACATCATGCGGCTTTCCCGCATGCTGGACGGCATTGACGGCTCGACCATCTCGTCACGCACCGGCGAGCGTTATGACTTCCTGCGCAAATCCGATGTCTGGAGCCGGACGGCAAGCGTGGACCTTCTGAACCGCTCGCTGCTGGCGGATTTCCTGCCGGCGCAGCTCGCGCGCTCTGCCGGGCTCTACGTGCTCTCCGCCGTGCCGCCGCTGCGCCAGTTCGCCATGCGCGAGGGCGTGCAGCCGATGCGCGGCATCAAGGCGCTGTTTGCAAGCTGACAAGCACCCAGGACGCCGTGACAGTAAACCCGATCAATATGAGCGACGAAACCTGGCGGCGGCTCCTTGCAGTGCGCGAAGGCAGCGCGCCGCCGCCGGGGCCCGAAGGCACGCTCTACGGGCCCATCGCCGCCGCCTCGGGGCGATTCGTTCTGGCGCAGGTCGGCCAGTCGCTGGACGGGCGGGTGGCGACGCCTTCGGGAGACGCGCGCGATATTTCGGGACCGGAGGGTCTCGCGCATCTGCATCGATGTCGCGCCCTGGTTGATGCCGTGATTGT from Martelella mediterranea DSM 17316 carries:
- a CDS encoding ABC transporter ATP-binding protein codes for the protein MDEVKKPAGQPLLAVSGLTKYFGTFAACDGIDLEIDRGEIHALLGENGAGKSTLVKMLFGVLEPSAGQIVWQGEPVRIEAPAHARRLGIGMVFQHFSLFEALTVAENIALSLDPGISLAEISDESRRLSVEYGLPLDPRAHVADLSVGERQRIEIVRALLQNPSLIILDEPTSVLTPQEADRLFETLNKLRAEGRSVLYISHRLEEVQRICDKATVLRHGKVTGACTPREETAASLARMMVGGEVSEIKRPEAMTTGRVLLEAKGLSAPSRTPFAAALKDIYLEVKAGEVLAIAGVAGNGQSELFDALSGEYPVADGQSVLIDGKPVGSKGINFRRALGAAFVPEERHGHAAVTSLPLSENLVLARNEAEAGTFLAGGPLKMIRRAVARARTGDISKFMDVRKSGEDPTAGSLSGGNLQKFIVGRELDRKPKVIIVNQPTWGVDAGAAAHIRQSLVDLARAGSAVLVISQDLDEIFEIATRIAVISEGRLSDSYPSETMTLEKIGLLMGGVHGEETVDAH
- the pcsA gene encoding phosphatidylcholine synthase, coding for MGLFSQRKVPYAEIRAFSVHILTASGSFLAFLGVVAAAEGRFVSMFWWLGLALLVDGIDGPIARRLRVSEVLPSWSGVMLDNIIDYVTYVLLPAFALYQSHMIGEPLSFVAAALIVVSSAIYYADSGMKTGENFFSGFPVVWNMVVFSFFVIQPSSLVAMAIVLLSVGLTFAPVQFLHPVRVKRLRPLNLTVFGIWCATGFYALLASFDAPKLIEALFVASGIYLYVIGAVLQFLPKLGARGAETRAEF
- a CDS encoding UbiH/UbiF family hydroxylase, with the translated sequence MAVHEIAVIGGGPAGMITALALARAGRDVALVAPAQSSGDHRTTALMDHSIAFINRLGLWKDIKPGAAPLKTMRIIDGTGRLLRAPTVSFRSAEIDLEAFGYNIPNSVLVAKLSQAVENEANITHFQEAASDIDIGKDAVAITLASGESLNAALVVGADGRKSKVRESADIGTRQWSYKQSAVVLNFEHGLPHGDISTEFHTRGGPFTQVPLPEANRSSLVWVMASADAEAMVERPPEEIAAAIEERMQFLLGAVKIDGSVQKWPLSSLVANRFGKGRMTLVGEAAHAFPPIGAQGLNLSLRDIMRLSRMLDGIDGSTISSRTGERYDFLRKSDVWSRTASVDLLNRSLLADFLPAQLARSAGLYVLSAVPPLRQFAMREGVQPMRGIKALFAS